One genomic region from Clostridium saccharobutylicum DSM 13864 encodes:
- the yqfD gene encoding sporulation protein YqfD, with protein sequence MFFNRIKSGQITIEVSALMPEKILNVLWNNGIYTCKVVKINLTTIRFNIAFEDYNETEMLIKKQKLKMKVIGKSGMIVLLLNLKRRMSLVIGAGVFFLVIYCLSNYIWAIDIQTKNNLSPFEVRQQLTAVGIKPGLKKSQINVYDIERKLEDLNDQIMWIRVRIQGSTLKLVIEEKVNPPSTEKTLPNSVVAKMDGEIKRVYTTSGNAAVVPGDIVKTGDVLILPVQGREGFEKEVKPSGTVIANTFYEKFMEIQISGDKLERTGKKDGDIYLNIFGKKIYLKKAINRFESYDKIEEKNGIFNKVIYFEKKGKPVNVDKESAIKEASDKLKESLGKTLSNNAKIIDNKATVEDIGEGKILVRVIFTVEQDIANNIS encoded by the coding sequence ATGTTTTTTAATAGAATTAAATCAGGACAAATAACAATTGAAGTCAGTGCTTTGATGCCAGAAAAAATATTAAATGTGCTTTGGAACAATGGAATTTATACATGCAAAGTAGTTAAAATTAATTTAACAACTATTAGATTTAATATTGCTTTTGAAGATTACAATGAAACAGAGATGTTAATTAAAAAGCAAAAGCTAAAAATGAAAGTAATCGGAAAAAGTGGTATGATAGTTTTATTATTAAATTTGAAAAGAAGAATGTCTTTAGTTATTGGAGCAGGAGTATTTTTTTTAGTAATATACTGCCTATCTAATTATATATGGGCTATAGACATACAAACTAAAAATAATTTGTCACCATTTGAGGTTAGACAGCAGCTTACAGCAGTTGGAATCAAACCAGGACTTAAGAAATCACAGATAAATGTATATGATATAGAAAGAAAATTAGAAGATTTAAATGATCAAATAATGTGGATTAGAGTAAGAATACAAGGTTCAACATTGAAATTGGTAATAGAAGAAAAAGTAAATCCACCATCTACAGAAAAAACATTACCTAATTCAGTAGTAGCTAAAATGGATGGAGAAATAAAAAGAGTATATACTACTTCTGGCAATGCAGCTGTAGTTCCTGGAGATATAGTAAAGACTGGTGATGTTTTAATTTTGCCAGTTCAAGGTAGGGAAGGATTTGAAAAAGAAGTAAAGCCAAGTGGAACGGTTATTGCTAACACTTTTTATGAAAAATTTATGGAGATTCAGATAAGTGGAGATAAGCTTGAAAGAACTGGTAAAAAAGATGGTGATATTTATTTAAATATTTTTGGAAAAAAAATTTACTTGAAAAAAGCTATAAATCGTTTTGAATCTTATGATAAAATAGAAGAAAAGAATGGAATTTTTAATAAAGTAATTTACTTTGAAAAAAAAGGAAAGCCTGTTAATGTAGATAAAGAAAGTGCAATAAAAGAAGCTTCAGATAAATTAAAGGAATCATTAGGGAAAACATTAAGTAATAATGCTAAAATTATAGATAATAAAGCTACAGTAGAGGATATTGGAGAAGGAAAGATATTAGTTCGAGTTATATTTACTGTAGAACAAGATATTGCAAATAATATATCGTAA
- a CDS encoding HD family phosphohydrolase produces the protein MKVKENKNKWENNKVQRIILFIVVYCIGYILIATAIAPKQYNLKEGEIPRTDIKAPRDTVDEKATKEKENQAIDKVGQQYTLRTEVKKQAEDNIQALFNKLEDINASGNSTSTTTEAKENEKITQLEKLTEVQLSESDCKVLVNIPKDNLADLEVKILKVIDKAYENRIDENDDVALKNAKYLAVTQIDSLNLSADVSNTLKAIVQTQIMPNVFYDKEKTEEKIKEAQKGVSKVIIKQNQIIVKEGEPVTQDQLDILSDLGMLNNENAAVNLYVYLVIAMFLAIILFLQYNYLRLNYKEIFQSTKKLILISVINIVSLILGRAIGMISPFLIPFACAPMLLTLLLNYKISLMLSTLNVIIICALNGFDIQIMTIGLVNSLLGATLLKKMQQRNELLYSTLYIAVVSAILTLSTGILVSSNVGDVMLKSGITVIGGLLSGIFALGILPFLEGTFNEVTTLKLLELSNPNNPLLKKLLMQAPGTYHHSMLVANLAEMAAEHVGANPVIARIGSYYHDIGKTERPYYFGENQIGGDNPHNNITPNLSTMIIIAHVKDGIELAKKHNLPKVIQDIIAEHHGTTLVKYFYYTMKNNSQNPEEIKQEDYKYTGPIPSSRESGVVMLADSVEAAVRSIKEPNKDKITEMVNNIISDKLSSGQLNNCDLTLKDIEKIKACFLTTLNSIYHHRIEYPKEKIKELNDKENQIKTKE, from the coding sequence ATGAAGGTTAAAGAAAATAAGAATAAATGGGAAAATAACAAAGTTCAAAGAATTATATTGTTCATAGTAGTGTATTGTATTGGGTATATACTGATTGCAACAGCAATAGCTCCGAAGCAATATAATCTAAAAGAAGGAGAAATACCAAGAACTGATATAAAGGCACCAAGAGATACTGTAGATGAAAAAGCTACTAAAGAAAAGGAAAATCAAGCTATAGATAAGGTTGGACAGCAATATACATTGAGAACTGAGGTTAAGAAACAAGCAGAAGATAATATTCAAGCTTTGTTTAATAAACTAGAAGACATTAACGCTAGTGGGAATTCCACATCAACAACAACTGAAGCTAAAGAAAATGAAAAAATAACACAATTAGAGAAATTAACAGAAGTTCAACTAAGTGAAAGTGATTGTAAAGTGTTGGTTAATATTCCTAAAGATAATTTGGCTGATTTAGAAGTGAAAATATTAAAGGTAATTGACAAAGCATATGAAAATAGAATAGATGAGAATGATGATGTCGCACTTAAAAATGCAAAATATCTTGCAGTTACGCAGATAGATTCTTTAAATTTATCAGCAGATGTGTCAAATACATTGAAAGCAATTGTTCAGACTCAAATAATGCCTAATGTATTTTATGATAAAGAAAAGACTGAAGAAAAAATAAAAGAAGCTCAAAAAGGTGTGTCTAAGGTAATAATAAAACAAAATCAAATTATAGTAAAAGAAGGGGAACCTGTAACACAGGATCAACTGGATATTTTATCAGATTTAGGAATGCTGAATAATGAGAATGCAGCAGTAAATTTATATGTCTATTTAGTTATTGCAATGTTTTTAGCAATAATACTGTTCCTTCAATATAATTATCTTAGATTAAATTATAAAGAAATATTTCAAAGTACTAAAAAGTTAATATTGATAAGTGTAATTAACATAGTATCATTAATACTTGGAAGAGCAATAGGAATGATTTCGCCATTTTTGATCCCTTTTGCTTGTGCACCTATGTTGCTTACACTTTTACTCAACTATAAGATATCACTTATGTTAAGCACATTAAATGTAATAATTATATGTGCGTTAAATGGATTTGATATTCAGATAATGACAATAGGTTTAGTGAATTCACTTTTAGGAGCTACTCTTTTAAAAAAGATGCAGCAAAGAAATGAATTATTATATTCAACATTATATATTGCGGTAGTTAGTGCAATACTTACTTTATCTACTGGAATTTTGGTGTCTAGTAATGTTGGAGATGTAATGCTGAAATCTGGAATTACAGTTATAGGCGGTCTTCTATCTGGTATATTTGCTCTAGGGATATTGCCATTTTTAGAAGGAACCTTCAATGAAGTTACAACACTAAAATTACTAGAATTATCTAATCCTAATAATCCACTTTTAAAGAAATTGTTAATGCAGGCGCCAGGAACATATCATCATAGTATGCTTGTTGCAAATCTTGCAGAAATGGCAGCAGAACATGTAGGGGCTAATCCTGTAATTGCAAGAATAGGTTCTTATTATCATGATATAGGAAAAACCGAAAGACCATATTATTTTGGTGAGAATCAAATTGGTGGAGATAATCCTCATAATAATATAACACCTAACTTAAGTACTATGATAATAATAGCTCATGTTAAAGATGGGATTGAACTTGCTAAAAAGCACAATTTACCAAAGGTGATTCAGGATATTATAGCAGAACATCATGGTACTACATTGGTTAAATATTTTTATTATACAATGAAAAATAATTCACAAAATCCAGAAGAAATAAAACAGGAAGATTATAAATACACAGGTCCTATTCCAAGTTCGAGAGAATCTGGAGTGGTAATGCTAGCCGATAGTGTTGAAGCAGCTGTTAGATCGATTAAGGAACCTAATAAAGATAAGATTACTGAAATGGTTAATAATATAATAAGCGATAAGTTATCTTCAGGACAACTAAATAACTGTGATTTGACATTAAAGGATATAGAAAAAATAAAAGCATGTTTTTTAACAACTTTAAATAGTATATACCATCATAGAATAGAATATCCAAAAGAAAAAATTAAAGAGTTAAATGACAAAGAAAATCAAATTAAAACTAAGGAGTAA
- the ybeY gene encoding rRNA maturation RNase YbeY, whose amino-acid sequence MIYVDNRQEKIEVSEILIENLKKVIQFTLMEEEVDVECEVSLLFVDNEEIREINNETRSIDRETDVLSFPMLEYQDKKVFKQLYKNYEFSQSDFDGNELVLGDIVLSLEKALEQSKEFNHSYEREASYLVVHSVLHLLGYDHIEEEDKVIMRSREEEILNKLNITR is encoded by the coding sequence ATGATTTATGTAGATAACAGACAAGAAAAAATAGAAGTAAGCGAGATATTAATAGAAAATTTGAAAAAAGTAATACAATTCACATTAATGGAAGAAGAAGTTGATGTAGAATGTGAAGTTTCGTTATTATTTGTAGATAATGAAGAAATCAGAGAAATTAATAATGAGACTAGAAGTATAGATAGAGAAACAGATGTATTATCTTTTCCTATGCTAGAATATCAGGATAAAAAAGTATTCAAACAATTGTATAAGAATTATGAATTTTCACAAAGTGATTTTGATGGAAATGAATTAGTACTAGGTGATATAGTGCTTAGTTTAGAAAAAGCATTAGAACAAAGTAAAGAATTTAATCATTCATACGAAAGAGAAGCATCATATTTAGTTGTACATTCAGTGTTGCATCTTTTAGGATATGATCATATTGAGGAGGAAGATAAAGTAATTATGAGAAGTAGAGAGGAAGAAATACTAAACAAACTTAACATAACTAGATAG
- a CDS encoding diacylglycerol kinase, which translates to MKINKTLDSFNNAINGIINTVRTEKNMKIHLIISLGVLVSCFLFDITRYEFLVLAVTISMVIAAELVNTAIEAAIDMTTNYYHPLAKIAKNAAAGAVLITAINALIVGYVIFWDKLANLSYVLITKVKNSEPYTILIVLAIVCIATIIAKAIFGEGTPLKGGMPSGHSALGFSIATAISLITEEPICILLSFLLAFITAQSRVDSEVHSIIEVVVGASFGILLTLLIFTVFRL; encoded by the coding sequence ATGAAGATAAATAAAACTTTAGATAGCTTTAACAATGCAATAAATGGTATTATAAATACAGTTAGAACAGAGAAGAATATGAAGATACATCTTATAATTTCTCTTGGTGTCCTAGTTTCATGTTTTTTATTTGATATAACTAGATATGAATTTCTTGTTTTAGCAGTTACGATATCTATGGTTATAGCAGCTGAATTAGTGAATACTGCTATAGAGGCAGCAATAGACATGACTACTAATTATTATCATCCATTAGCAAAGATTGCAAAAAATGCAGCGGCAGGAGCTGTTCTTATTACAGCAATAAATGCACTGATAGTTGGATATGTAATATTTTGGGATAAGCTAGCTAATTTATCATATGTATTAATTACTAAAGTTAAAAATTCAGAGCCATACACAATACTTATTGTATTAGCTATAGTATGCATTGCTACAATAATAGCTAAAGCTATATTTGGAGAAGGAACACCTTTAAAAGGTGGAATGCCTAGTGGTCATAGTGCTTTAGGATTTTCAATTGCAACAGCAATATCTTTAATAACAGAAGAACCTATTTGTATATTACTTAGCTTTTTACTAGCATTCATAACAGCACAAAGCAGGGTTGATTCTGAAGTTCATAGTATCATAGAGGTTGTAGTTGGAGCATCATTTGGAATATTATTAACTTTATTAATATTTACTGTGTTTAGGCTTTGA
- the era gene encoding GTPase Era, with amino-acid sequence MFKSGFVTIVGRPNVGKSTLLNYIMGEKLSIVSNKPQTTRNNIQTILTGDDYQIVFVDTPGIHKPKHKLGEYMVNSAKESTKDVDLVLFLTNPDEEIGRGDKFILETLKGKKCPIFLVLNKVDESTQDRVAKSLEMYSKEFDFNEIIPISAIKGKNVDALVELMKKAMPEGPKYYPDDMITDVQEKFVVSEIIREKALRTLRDEVPHGIAVDIIQMKQNDIGTYHIEVDLICEKDSHKGIIIGKNGQTLKRIGENSRYELERFLRAKVNLKIWVKVRKEWRDNQLLLKELGYKKNK; translated from the coding sequence ATGTTTAAATCGGGATTTGTTACAATTGTTGGGAGACCTAATGTAGGAAAATCAACTTTATTAAATTATATTATGGGAGAAAAGCTATCAATAGTTTCCAATAAACCGCAAACAACAAGAAATAATATTCAAACAATATTAACAGGGGATGATTATCAAATTGTATTTGTTGATACTCCAGGTATACATAAGCCTAAACATAAATTAGGTGAATATATGGTGAACTCTGCAAAGGAATCAACTAAAGATGTTGATCTAGTATTGTTTCTAACAAATCCAGATGAGGAGATTGGAAGAGGAGATAAATTTATATTAGAAACATTAAAAGGTAAAAAGTGTCCAATATTTCTTGTGTTAAATAAAGTGGATGAAAGTACACAAGATAGAGTTGCAAAGAGTTTGGAAATGTATTCTAAGGAATTTGATTTTAATGAGATAATTCCGATATCTGCAATTAAAGGGAAAAACGTAGATGCTTTAGTAGAACTTATGAAAAAAGCCATGCCAGAAGGACCGAAATATTATCCAGATGATATGATAACTGATGTACAAGAAAAGTTTGTTGTATCAGAAATAATAAGAGAAAAAGCTTTGAGAACATTAAGAGATGAGGTTCCTCATGGTATAGCCGTTGATATAATTCAAATGAAGCAAAATGATATTGGAACATATCACATAGAAGTAGATTTAATATGTGAAAAGGATTCTCATAAAGGAATAATAATAGGGAAAAATGGTCAAACACTTAAAAGAATTGGAGAAAATTCAAGATATGAATTGGAAAGATTTTTGAGAGCTAAAGTTAACTTAAAAATATGGGTTAAAGTTAGAAAAGAATGGAGAGATAATCAACTTTTATTAAAAGAATTAGGTTATAAGAAAAATAAGTAA
- the recO gene encoding DNA repair protein RecO, whose amino-acid sequence MIDLSVFETKAVIIKTQDFKENDKLVWFYTEKLGKITAVVRGAKRSKSKFLALTLPLCYGEYMVYKGKNLYTLQEGKILNSFQGLLDNLNKLTYSSYLCELIDIACTENEISNELFRNLVTTLYLLSTDALDYELLIRSFELKLLRSTGYNLTLDNCSICRKKISAANYISLSYYGGVCDECPKEHGLYISKGAYNALRFLMNISVDKLYRLNLSTEVKAEIEKVTTFLISNNYAKKPKSLEMLKFIKE is encoded by the coding sequence ATGATTGATCTGTCAGTTTTTGAAACTAAAGCTGTAATTATAAAAACGCAGGATTTTAAAGAAAATGATAAACTGGTTTGGTTCTATACTGAAAAATTAGGAAAAATCACTGCAGTAGTTAGAGGTGCTAAAAGAAGTAAAAGTAAATTTTTGGCTCTTACATTGCCACTATGTTATGGAGAATATATGGTATATAAAGGCAAGAATTTGTATACACTTCAAGAAGGAAAAATTTTAAATTCATTTCAAGGGCTTTTAGATAATTTGAATAAACTTACATATTCATCATATTTGTGTGAGTTAATAGATATAGCTTGTACTGAAAATGAAATTAGTAATGAACTTTTTAGAAATTTGGTTACAACACTATATCTATTAAGTACAGATGCATTAGATTATGAATTGTTAATAAGGTCGTTTGAATTAAAATTGTTGAGAAGTACAGGTTATAATTTAACATTAGATAATTGTAGTATTTGCAGAAAAAAGATATCAGCTGCAAATTATATAAGTTTATCTTACTATGGTGGGGTGTGTGATGAATGTCCTAAGGAGCATGGGCTATACATATCTAAAGGCGCATATAATGCTTTGAGATTTTTAATGAATATTAGTGTAGATAAATTATATAGATTAAATTTAAGTACTGAGGTAAAAGCTGAAATAGAGAAAGTTACAACTTTTCTAATATCAAATAATTATGCTAAAAAACCAAAGAGTTTAGAAATGTTAAAATTCATTAAGGAGTGA
- a CDS encoding DUF4342 domain-containing protein, which translates to MEDITLEKVDIVRERTGVSYEKAKEALEICQGNVLDALVYIEQHQDINKDKKYYSQYEENEVEISIDKLKTFLKELIEKGNITRIKIKKDDMELADIPVNAGVAAGVIAIIIPQILAAAFIVAVAAKITIEITKEDGSTEVINKYVSKVANDVKNKASDFADKVKNKVNEVKYENKSNNENTNKKSYKGGEAVYSYTVKFDDDNEEK; encoded by the coding sequence ATGGAAGATATAACTTTAGAAAAAGTTGATATAGTGCGTGAAAGAACAGGTGTTAGCTATGAAAAGGCAAAGGAAGCTTTAGAAATATGTCAAGGTAATGTTTTAGATGCCTTAGTATATATTGAACAACATCAGGATATAAATAAAGATAAAAAATATTATAGTCAATATGAAGAAAATGAAGTGGAAATTTCTATAGATAAATTAAAAACTTTTTTAAAGGAACTTATAGAAAAAGGGAATATAACAAGGATAAAGATAAAAAAAGATGATATGGAATTAGCTGATATTCCTGTTAATGCAGGTGTTGCAGCAGGGGTTATAGCTATTATAATCCCACAAATTCTTGCAGCAGCATTTATAGTGGCAGTAGCAGCTAAAATTACTATAGAAATCACTAAGGAAGATGGTTCTACTGAAGTAATAAATAAGTATGTTTCTAAAGTTGCCAATGATGTAAAAAATAAAGCGAGTGATTTTGCAGATAAAGTAAAAAATAAAGTTAATGAAGTAAAATATGAGAATAAAAGCAATAATGAAAATACAAATAAAAAGTCATACAAGGGTGGAGAAGCAGTATATAGCTATACTGTTAAATTTGATGATGATAATGAAGAAAAATAA
- a CDS encoding helix-turn-helix transcriptional regulator, whose protein sequence is MKLSPRQEEIISLVKEHQPITSESLAERLGVTRAALRADLAVLTMIGTLDARPKVGYVYLGKSSSGLVYQHISKIKVSEIMSKPITVSEDTMVYDAIVYLFLNDVGTLFIENNGVLTGAVSRKDFLKISIGGTDIHKVPVGVIMTRMPNIICANENDNAYDLAKKIIEHEIDSIPVVEIINNTDGKDQMKIIGKVSKTNITKLFVKLGKNED, encoded by the coding sequence TTGAAATTATCACCTAGGCAAGAAGAAATAATAAGCTTAGTTAAAGAACATCAACCGATAACAAGTGAAAGCTTAGCTGAAAGACTTGGTGTCACTAGAGCAGCATTAAGAGCTGATTTGGCGGTGCTTACAATGATAGGCACTTTGGATGCTAGACCTAAGGTTGGATATGTATATCTTGGAAAATCTTCTAGTGGATTAGTTTATCAGCATATTAGTAAAATTAAAGTATCTGAAATAATGTCAAAACCTATTACAGTAAGCGAAGATACAATGGTATATGATGCAATCGTATACTTGTTTCTCAATGATGTAGGAACATTATTCATTGAAAATAATGGGGTTTTAACAGGTGCCGTTTCACGTAAAGATTTTTTGAAAATCTCAATAGGAGGGACGGATATACACAAGGTTCCAGTTGGAGTGATCATGACTAGAATGCCAAATATAATTTGTGCAAACGAAAATGATAATGCTTATGATTTGGCAAAGAAAATCATAGAACATGAAATTGACAGCATTCCGGTTGTTGAGATAATCAATAATACAGATGGAAAAGATCAAATGAAAATAATTGGGAAAGTTTCTAAAACTAATATAACAAAGTTATTTGTTAAGCTTGGAAAAAATGAGGATTAA
- the ppdK gene encoding pyruvate, phosphate dikinase, producing MTNKYVYLFSEGNASMRNLLGGKGANLAEMTNIGIPVPHGFTVTTEACTKYHEDGQSISKEILDQIYESLAKLEEATGKKFGDNTNPLLVSVRSGARVSMPGMMDTILNLGLNDIAVEALAKLTNNPRFAYDSYRRFIQMFSDVVMGIEKRLFENKIDEIKEKKGVEFDTELNADDLKTLVSQFKEIYKKEKGEEFPENPKVQLVESIKAVFRSWENPRAIVYRRLNDIPGEWGTAVNVQQMVFGNKGETSGTGVVFSRNPATGEKGIYGEYLMNAQGEDVVAGIRTPLPILKLREQDPVIYEQFENIVNTLEKHYKDMQDMEITIEEGKLYFLQTRNGKRTAQAALKIAVDLVEEGMLTKEEAILKVEPKQLDTLLHPTFYTEDLKNATPIAKGLPASPGAACGKIAFSADEAKERAALGEDVILVRLETSPEDIEGMIAAKGILTVRGGMTSHAAVVARGMGACCVAGCGAIKVDEEKRTVEANGKIYTSDDSISLDGTTGNVYGEKIKTVTPEILGHFATFMSWADEIRKLKVRANADSPRDAHQAVEFGAEGIGLCRTEHMFFAEDRIMAVRQMITSKDLEQRKVALAKILPMQKSDFIGIYEALEGKPVTIRLLDPPLHEFLPSADEDIKSLANEMRITFEELKSTVQDLHEFNPMMGHRGCRLAVTYPEIAEMQARAIIEAAIEVKKDKGYNIIPEIMIPLVGEIKELKYVKDVIVDTAKKVMEEKGVTLEYKVGTMIEIPRAALTADEIAKEAEFFSFGTNDLTQMTFGFSRDDAAKFLSAYYDKKIYEQDPFGKLDQTGVGSLIKIAVEKGKSTRPDIHLGICGEHGGDPSSIEFCHNIGLNYVSCSPFRVPLARLAAAQAQVKNKR from the coding sequence ATGACAAATAAGTATGTATATCTATTTAGTGAAGGAAATGCTTCGATGAGAAATCTACTTGGTGGTAAAGGTGCTAATTTGGCTGAAATGACAAACATAGGAATTCCAGTACCACATGGTTTCACTGTTACAACAGAGGCATGTACTAAATATCATGAGGATGGTCAATCGATTTCAAAAGAAATACTTGATCAAATTTATGAGAGTCTAGCGAAGCTTGAAGAAGCAACAGGAAAGAAGTTTGGAGATAATACAAATCCTTTGCTAGTATCAGTAAGATCTGGAGCAAGAGTTTCAATGCCAGGTATGATGGATACTATTTTAAATTTAGGATTAAATGATATTGCAGTGGAAGCTTTAGCTAAGCTAACTAATAATCCTAGATTTGCGTATGATTCTTATAGAAGATTTATTCAAATGTTCTCTGATGTTGTTATGGGAATAGAAAAAAGATTATTTGAAAACAAAATTGATGAAATTAAAGAGAAGAAAGGTGTTGAATTTGATACAGAATTAAATGCTGATGATTTAAAGACTTTAGTTTCTCAATTCAAAGAAATTTACAAAAAGGAAAAAGGAGAAGAATTTCCTGAGAATCCAAAAGTACAATTAGTTGAATCTATAAAGGCAGTATTTAGATCGTGGGAAAATCCAAGAGCTATAGTTTATAGGAGATTAAATGATATTCCAGGAGAATGGGGTACTGCTGTAAATGTACAACAAATGGTATTTGGTAATAAGGGAGAAACATCAGGAACTGGTGTTGTTTTCTCAAGGAATCCAGCTACTGGAGAAAAAGGAATATATGGTGAATACTTGATGAATGCACAAGGTGAAGACGTTGTTGCTGGTATTAGAACACCACTTCCAATACTTAAATTAAGAGAACAGGATCCTGTAATATATGAGCAGTTCGAAAATATAGTTAATACATTAGAAAAACATTATAAAGACATGCAAGATATGGAAATAACTATAGAAGAAGGAAAGCTATATTTCTTACAAACTAGAAATGGTAAAAGAACAGCTCAAGCAGCTTTAAAAATTGCTGTTGATTTAGTTGAAGAAGGAATGCTTACTAAAGAGGAAGCAATTCTAAAAGTTGAACCTAAACAATTAGACACATTATTGCATCCAACATTCTATACCGAAGATTTAAAGAATGCTACTCCAATAGCAAAGGGGTTACCAGCTTCTCCAGGAGCAGCATGTGGTAAGATTGCATTTAGCGCAGATGAAGCTAAAGAGAGAGCAGCTCTTGGTGAAGATGTAATACTTGTAAGACTTGAAACTTCTCCAGAAGATATAGAAGGTATGATAGCTGCAAAGGGAATTCTTACAGTAAGAGGTGGTATGACATCTCATGCTGCTGTTGTTGCCAGAGGAATGGGAGCTTGCTGTGTTGCAGGATGTGGAGCTATTAAAGTAGATGAGGAAAAGAGAACCGTTGAAGCAAATGGTAAAATTTATACTTCAGATGATTCTATTTCACTTGATGGTACTACTGGTAATGTTTATGGAGAAAAGATTAAAACAGTTACTCCAGAAATTTTAGGACATTTTGCAACATTTATGAGTTGGGCTGATGAAATAAGAAAATTAAAAGTTAGAGCTAATGCTGATAGCCCAAGAGATGCTCATCAAGCAGTTGAATTCGGAGCAGAAGGTATAGGACTTTGTAGAACAGAGCATATGTTCTTTGCAGAAGATAGAATTATGGCTGTAAGACAAATGATTACATCTAAAGATTTAGAACAAAGAAAAGTAGCATTGGCTAAAATATTACCAATGCAGAAATCAGATTTCATAGGAATTTATGAAGCATTAGAAGGTAAGCCAGTTACAATTAGATTACTAGATCCACCTTTACATGAATTCTTACCAAGTGCTGATGAAGACATCAAATCATTGGCGAATGAGATGAGAATAACTTTTGAGGAATTAAAATCTACAGTTCAAGATTTACATGAATTCAATCCTATGATGGGTCATAGAGGATGCCGTCTTGCTGTAACTTATCCAGAAATAGCTGAGATGCAGGCTAGAGCAATTATAGAAGCAGCTATTGAAGTTAAGAAGGATAAAGGATACAATATTATTCCTGAAATAATGATTCCATTAGTAGGAGAAATTAAAGAATTAAAATATGTTAAAGATGTAATTGTAGATACAGCTAAAAAGGTAATGGAAGAAAAAGGTGTGACTTTAGAATATAAAGTTGGTACCATGATTGAAATTCCAAGAGCTGCATTGACAGCTGATGAAATAGCTAAAGAAGCAGAATTCTTCTCATTTGGTACAAATGATTTAACTCAAATGACATTTGGATTCTCTAGAGATGATGCAGCTAAATTCCTATCAGCGTACTATGACAAAAAGATTTATGAACAAGATCCATTTGGTAAATTAGACCAAACAGGGGTTGGTTCTTTAATTAAAATTGCAGTAGAAAAAGGAAAATCTACACGTCCTGATATTCATCTTGGAATATGTGGAGAACATGGTGGAGATCCATCATCAATTGAATTCTGTCACAATATAGGACTAAATTATGTATCATGTTCACCATTTAGAGTTCCTCTTGCAAGACTTGCAGCAGCGCAAGCACAAGTAAAAAATAAGAGATAA